The genomic stretch GTTCCGGCTGCAGCCCCAGGTAAGCTAATGCGTGTACTGTTTCTTTCTGCCGGACATAGCCGGACTCAACATAGTCATCGGCCTTGAGGAACAACCGGTGAAACTGCCTTTCCACGGCAAACGTAAAGCCATCACCGTTGGTGACCACCACCACCTGGACCGCACCGCCGGCCTGCAGTACAGCCTGAATTAAACCGGCACAGCCCAGTGTCTCATCATCACAATGGGGCGCAATGACCAATAGCCTGGTCTGCTTCTGAACAGCCGGAAAAGAAGATAATTGTAAAGAAGGCTCCGGTTTTTCCTGATAATAAAAATATCCGTAGCCAGTACCCGCTATAAGAAACGCAAGTACCAGCCCAATCATTAATAACTTTGCTATATAGGCCCGCCGCATAAACCGCTCCTGCCTCTGGTACCTCCCTGCACTAAAAACTCTGCTATTTTTGCGGTCATTTTCCACTGCTTCGTTGTCGTCACCTTACAGATTCTCGATCTGCACGGCTCTTTCACCTTGCATTATAAAAATATCCACAAAAATCAACAATAACTATAACGCAGATGAGATACTCGTTAAGATATTCCTGTCAGTACACAGACCCACAGGACCCGTTTCTAGTATGACCCACTGCAGCGGCAATCTTGCATGCTTTGATTAATCCGTACATTTTATATAGAGGATAAAACGCCAAGGCCTGACTTACCATAATAAGACTAATTATTGCAAAAATGCACCATAAAATACAATAAAAGGAGTTACGTTGTTTTTGTAGAATATGTAAAATGTTTGCCATTAATTAGGAGTAGGAGAAATCATGGATAATGTACAGTTATCGGCAATTGGCTCTTTGATTGGAACCACTTCCATCGTACTGATTTATATTTATTTATATATATTGTACCACGAACGTTACATGGGTATCTGGGCAGCAAGCTGGATTGTCCTTCTTTCAAGATATATATTATTCGACTCCGGATTATTACCTTGGAAAGACTACTCATATGGCATTATTGCTTATCAAATGTTAATTCTGCTCAGTGTTATAATGTTCGTTTGGGGAACATATAATTTTTTGGACAAACCTTTAAAGCCTGTATGGATTTATGGCTTCACTATAACATCTATTGTGAGCGTCAGCATTAGTTTAATATCTAGTTCTTTAATGCTCAAGTTATTATTTCCTATATATATTTGCTGCTTTATTGGAATATGGATTGGTATAACTTATATACGTCAATTAAATTTACAAGGTATTGGACATTATATTATTGGTTATGCTTATATTTTATGGAGCCTCTTGAATTTCGGTATGCCTCTAGCCATAAACATATCATGGATTTCTCCTTGGGGTTACTTATCCGGAGGAATATTACGACTCATTATCGCAATGGGAACATTACTTGTCTATTTTGAAAAAAATAGAAGTGATCTTATAAAAAAAGAAACTCAATACCGCTTATTAGCAGAACAAGCCATTGATATTATCTATTCTTATCAACTATCCCCGGAACCTAAAATTGAATATGTAAGCCCTTCTGTTATGACAACCGGCTATACACCCGAGCAATATTATGCAAACAGTAATATCATCCATGATTTAATACATCCCGATGATTATGCAATATTTCAAGCATATATTAGCGACTTCCCAGATTCTATTTCTGTGCCGCTTACCTTACGCTTAATTCATAAAAACGGAACCACTCTCTGGATTGAAGGAAAATGTGTACCTATCTATGATAAGAAAGGACAACTTATTGCTCTACAGGGAATTATTCGTGACATCAGTCTAAGAAAAGAATTAGAAAAAATGTCATCAACATTTGATCGCATGAATATGGTTGGGAGTATGGCTGCAACTGTTGCCCATGAAATCAGAAATCCCCTGACCACTGTCCGTGGGTATTTGCAAGTTCTTGGAAGAAAAGAAAAATACCAGGCCGATAAAGAAAAATTTATATTAATGACAGAAGAAATAGATCGGGCAAACTCTATCATTAAAGAATATTTATCCTTATGCAAAGAAAAACTGGTCAATTTAAAACAGTATTCATTAAATCTGATTATCGAAGCACTTTTTCCGCTTATACAGGCTGACGCGATCTCAAGTAAGGTTAACGCTATACTAAACCTCAATCCTATACCTAACATACTAGTAGATGAAAACG from Propionispora hippei DSM 15287 encodes the following:
- a CDS encoding PAS domain-containing sensor histidine kinase; its protein translation is MDNVQLSAIGSLIGTTSIVLIYIYLYILYHERYMGIWAASWIVLLSRYILFDSGLLPWKDYSYGIIAYQMLILLSVIMFVWGTYNFLDKPLKPVWIYGFTITSIVSVSISLISSSLMLKLLFPIYICCFIGIWIGITYIRQLNLQGIGHYIIGYAYILWSLLNFGMPLAINISWISPWGYLSGGILRLIIAMGTLLVYFEKNRSDLIKKETQYRLLAEQAIDIIYSYQLSPEPKIEYVSPSVMTTGYTPEQYYANSNIIHDLIHPDDYAIFQAYISDFPDSISVPLTLRLIHKNGTTLWIEGKCVPIYDKKGQLIALQGIIRDISLRKELEKMSSTFDRMNMVGSMAATVAHEIRNPLTTVRGYLQVLGRKEKYQADKEKFILMTEEIDRANSIIKEYLSLCKEKLVNLKQYSLNLIIEALFPLIQADAISSKVNAILNLNPIPNILVDENEIRQLLLNLIRNSIEAMPRGGQLIIQTQYKDDKVILSVSDQGSGIPDHVLENIGTPFITTKDSGTGLGLPICYQIAHRHNANIKIDTDGSGTTISIFFTIHN